The Deinococcus misasensis DSM 22328 genome segment CAGCCCATCAAAAAACGCAAAAAGAACCGTTCTCTTTCAATGGCTGCTCGTTAATCCGAGCAGTTTTTTGATTTCTGAGCCGGCCTCTGCAATGTCTTTCACCATGTGGGCAGCAAATCCCTCGGTGACAAAGGGGACACGGGCAAAGGTGTGGGTTTTGATGCTGGTGTTTTCCATGTTGCCGTGGTCAGAGGTCATGATGATTTTGACCTCCTCCTCTGTTGCCCCTTGCAAGAAAGCATTGAGGTGCTGCAAATAGGTGCGGGCTGCCTGTGCATTTTGTGCATGCCCTAGAAAGTCGCTGAACCACAAGTCCAGCAAGATGAGGTCCACAGCTCTGGTGGCCTGTGTTGCCTTTCTCCCCCATTCCCTGATTTCCTTCAGCGGAAGGTAAGCCCCATAAGGCTCTTGATACTGTATCCCCAGAGAAGGCCGAATGCTGGGGAAACCGGGTGGGTTGAGGTGTCCTCCAGCATCCAGCACACTCTGGACGATGGCCCCGTGTTTTCTGTCAGGGGTCAGGTATGCCGGGGGGTAAAAATTCAGGAGTTGAAAGGTGCCTCCTGATTGCACCAGTTGCACAGGAATGCTGTGCTCTTTGATCAGGGGTTTGAGACTGGGGCCCGGCACAGGTCCATAGTGCCTGCCCATGTGAAGTGCGGCATTGATGCCTGTGATGATGCTGGTCTGTCCGGTTCCGCTCTGGGGCAAACCTTCTACACCCAGAGTGGCATCCACCTTCTGGCCTTGCATCACCAGAGGCAGCAGGACATCCAGTTCCTGATCCCAGCAACTCCCTTCTGGTGCATCCTCTGGATGACCGATGCCATCCAGACACAACCACAGGACCCTCATGGCTCCATCCGTTTCACGTGAAACAGGGAAACTCTGGTTTTGAAAACACAGAAACAGCAGAAAGCCCGAAGGCCTCCTGCTGCAAAAACATCTGAAAGAAAAGACATTATCCTTCCAGTTTAAAGTCCTTGAACTGGTCACGCAGGGCACGTTTCAGGAATTTGCCCACCGTGGTTCTGGGGATTTGTTCCACGTATACATAAGCATCGGGGAGCCACCATTTGGCAAACTTGCCTTCAAGGAAGGCATTGAGGTCTTCTTTGCTGGGTTGCTCCTGGCCTGCCTTCAGCACCAGCACGCCCAGAGGACGCTCTTCCCACTTGGGGTGAGGGGCAGCGATCACGGCAGCTTCAGCAATGGCAGGGTGACCCATCAGGGCATTTTCCAGATCCACACTGGAAATCCACTCGCCACCACTCTTGATCAGGTCTTTGGCCCGGTCCTGAATGCTCATGTAGCCTTTTTCATCGATGGTGACGATGTCTCCGGTGTCAAACCAGGTGGTGCCATCGGACAGTTTGACCTGTGTGGCTCTGGACCCTTCTGGATTGTTGTGGTATCCACCTGTCACCCACGGTCCACGGACCAGCAAAGCCCCCATGGACTTGCCATCGTGGGGAACATCGTTGAGGTCGCCATCCACGGAACGGATTTCCACCAGGGGCACCGGAATCCCCTGTTTTGCACGGTGGTGGTATCCCTCCTCGCTTTCCAGTTCCATCTCGGGAGGCAAAGTGGCGCAGGTGCCCAGAGGGTGGGTTTCGGTCATGCCCCAGGCATGGAAAAGGTGCAGACCCACCTGATCAAACGCACGAATGAGGCCTTCAGGGGCAGCACTGCCTCCGACCACCAGCATCTCCAAAAGGCTCAGGTCATAAGGGGTTCCAGCGGCGTTGGCCCTCTGGATTTCTTGCAAGAGGCCCATCCAGATGGTGGGAACCCCCGCTGTGCGCGTGCATTTTTCCTCGGCGAGCAATTTGGCCAGAGAAGCCCCATCACTGAACACCGAGGCAAACACCTGCTTGGCCCCCACCATGGCTGCGGTGTAAGGCAAGCCCCATGCATTCACGTGGAACATGGGGACCACAGGCAAAATGGTGTCGGCCATTTTCAGGTTCAGGGCGTCTGGAAGGGCAGAGGCCAGACTGTGCAGCAAGGTGGAACGGTGGGAATAGACCACCCCTTTGGGATGCCCAGTGGTTCCCGAGGTGTAACACATCCCCGCTGCATCGTTTTCATCCAGAGCTGGGTAATCAAAGGTGGTGGGTTGGGCAGAAATCCACTGGTCGTAATCCAGCATGCCCGGAATGGCCTGAGGGGTGGGACCCATGATCACCACTTTTTCAATGCTCGGGCAGTGGGGAAGCAAAGCAGGCAGCATCCGTGCAAACACATTGTCAATCAGCAGGATTTTGTCCTGTGCATGGTTGATGATGTAGGCGATTTGCTCGGGGTGGAGGCGCACGTTGACGGTGTGCAGCACTGCCCCTGTGATGGGAATCCCAAAATACGCCTCAAGGTGACGGAAGTGGTTGACTGCAAAAGTGGCCACCCGGTCCCCTTTTTGCACCCCTGCTGCGGTCAGGGCGTTGGCCAATTGTTTGGCTCTGGCTG includes the following:
- a CDS encoding long-chain fatty acid--CoA ligase translates to MLSTMMHFPLTIPHILERVQRYFPDREVVSLIPAGVNEAGQPIPGKHRYTYGQMAARAKQLANALTAAGVQKGDRVATFAVNHFRHLEAYFGIPITGAVLHTVNVRLHPEQIAYIINHAQDKILLIDNVFARMLPALLPHCPSIEKVVIMGPTPQAIPGMLDYDQWISAQPTTFDYPALDENDAAGMCYTSGTTGHPKGVVYSHRSTLLHSLASALPDALNLKMADTILPVVPMFHVNAWGLPYTAAMVGAKQVFASVFSDGASLAKLLAEEKCTRTAGVPTIWMGLLQEIQRANAAGTPYDLSLLEMLVVGGSAAPEGLIRAFDQVGLHLFHAWGMTETHPLGTCATLPPEMELESEEGYHHRAKQGIPVPLVEIRSVDGDLNDVPHDGKSMGALLVRGPWVTGGYHNNPEGSRATQVKLSDGTTWFDTGDIVTIDEKGYMSIQDRAKDLIKSGGEWISSVDLENALMGHPAIAEAAVIAAPHPKWEERPLGVLVLKAGQEQPSKEDLNAFLEGKFAKWWLPDAYVYVEQIPRTTVGKFLKRALRDQFKDFKLEG